One genomic window of Glycine max cultivar Williams 82 chromosome 16, Glycine_max_v4.0, whole genome shotgun sequence includes the following:
- the LOC100305734 gene encoding Protein ELF4-LIKE 4-like, which translates to MDGDIFGELGNSTQVDSRLLQVFQKSLLQAQDILNQNRLLINEINQNHESKMPDNLSRNVGLIRELNSNIRRVVDLYADLSNSFTKSREASSEGDSSGTLKSDGKVNQKRIRSS; encoded by the coding sequence ATGGACGGTGATATATTTGGAGAATTAGGCAATTCAACTCAAGTAGATAGCAGGCTTCTACAGGTATTTCAAAAGAGCTTATTGCAAGCTCAAGATATTTTGAATCAGAATCGGTTGCTGATCAATGAGATAAACCAAAACCATGAGTCCAAGATGCCTGATAATCTGAGTAGAAATGTGGGTTTGATTAGAGAGCTCAATAGCAATATCAGAAGGGTGGTTGATCTCTATGCTGATCTCTCTAATTCCTTTACCAAGTCCAGAGAAGCTTCTTCTGAAGGTGACTCCTCTGGGACTCTGAAGTCTGATGGAAAAGTCAACCAGAAGAGAATTAGATCCAGCTGA